The genomic region GTGGCCGCACTCGCCAGCCCAAGCGGAACCATGAAGGTGATCGAGGAGATCTGCAGGGCAATCCCGTGGGCGGCCAGCGGCACGGCGCCGAGCCAGCCGATCATCACCGAGGCGGCGGCGAACAGTCCGACTTCGGCGATGATCGTGGCGCCGATCGGCCAGCCCAGCCGCACGATCTCGCGAAAGCCGTACCAGTCGGGGCGCCAGAACCGGACATAGAGTTCATAGCGGCGCAACCCTGTCGCCCGCGCCGTATAGGCCGCAAGCAGGCCCGCCATCAGAAGATTGGACACCAAAGTTGCGATCGCCGCGCCCACCAGGCCAAGGGCGGGGGCGCCGAGATGGCCGAAGATCAGCACGTAGTTCAAAAGCGCGTTGGCGAGTGCTCCGACGATGATGACGGCGAGCACCAGATAGGCGCGGCCCACGACCGTCAGATAGGAGCGCAGGCCCATGATCAGGAGGGCAGGAAACATCGACCACTGCGCCACATGCATGTAATCGGCCGCCATCGCGGCCAGATCCGGCTCCTGACCGAAGGCGACGAGGATCGCCTCGATCTCCCACAGCGGGAACATCATCGCTGCGCCGTAGAGCCAAAGAACCCAGAGGCTCATCCGGACCGAGCGGCGCACGCCGCGCACGTCGTTGCGGCCCTCGGCATTGGCGGCCAGCGGCAGCGCGGCCTGGGCGAAACCGACGCCGAACATGAAGCACAGGAAGAAGGCCTGGGTGGCGAGCACCGCCGCGGCCAGCTCGCGCGCGCCCAGCCAGCCGACCATGACCGTGTCGGTGACGTTCATCGTCACCTGCGCGAGCTGGGTGCCGATCAACGGCAAGGCCAAGACGACGGTCGCGCCGGCGTGGCCTGGCCACGACAGCCTGCCACCGCCGGGGACATCGGTCGGGACTTCGCGTTGGGAACGGAAACGATTCAAGGGCTGCATGATTCACCACCAGGAGCCGGGGGAGTACATGGCGAGACCCGTGAAAGCCAACCGCCTTTCGGTTGCACGGAAAGGCCGTCTTCAGCGTATCCGTCGGAGAATGCCTTTCCGCCCTGGACGGTGGGAAGGCGAGCGCTAGGCTAGTAAGCCGGCTCTTCGTCCTTCACATATCATCCCTCATGACAGACAAAACCTTCACGCCGATCGAAGATCACGCCATCATTGGCGACATGCAGACGGCGGCGCTCGTCGCGCTCGACGGCACGATCGACTTTTTCTGCTATCCGAATTTCGATTCGCCCACGGTGTTCGCTTCGCTTCTCGACCGGGAGAAGGGCGGACATTTCAAGTTGAGTGCAGCGTGCGACGGGTTGCGTTCGCGCCAACTCTATCTGCCCGACACCAATATTCTGATCACCCGCTTCCAGGGCGAGGAGAGCGTTGCGGAGGTTTCCGACTTCATGCCGCTCGACGGGTCGGGGCGGATCGTGCGGCGGGCGAAGGCGATTCAGGGCGAGGTCGATTTCACGCTCTCCTGCGCACCACGCTTCGATTACGCGCGCGGCACGACGAGCGCGGAGGCGATCCCCTACGGGGTCAAGTTCTCAGACGGGGAGAGGCATCTCTTTCTCTACAGTCACGTCCAGCTCGGCATATCGGAAGGGGCCGCAGAGGCACGTTTCCGCTTGAAGGAAGGCGAACATGCCTTCGTCGTCCTCTGTCCGGGACGCGCCGACGCCCCGCCGATCGATGCCGATTACGTTTCCAGGAGTTTCATCGAAACGAGCGATTTCTGGCACGATTGGGTGGCGAACGGCCATTATCCCTCGCGCTGGCGCGACGTCGTGGTGCGCTCCGGGCTGGTCCTGAAACTCCTCTCCTCGCAGAAACACGGCTCGATTGCCGCGGCGGCGACCTTTGGCCTGCCGGAGGTGGCCGGAAACAGTCGCAACTGGGATTACCGCTATTGCTGGGTCCGCGACGCGGCATTTTCCGTCTACGCCTTCACCCGTCTCGGCCGTTACGAGGAAGCGCATCAGTTTACGACCTTCCTTCTCGGTCTGACCGAGGGACGCGACGATGGTGAGATGCAGATCATGTACGCCATGGACGGGCGCCACGATCTCGAAGAAGTCTCGCTCGACCATCTGGAAGGCTGGAAGAACTCGCAGCCCGTCAGGATCGGCAACGCGGCCTACGAGCAATTGCAGCTCGACATTTATGGCGAGCTTCTGGACACGATCTATGTGGCGGCAAAATCGCTCGGCCAGCCATCGGTCCGAGCCTGGCGAGAAATCGTCAAGATGCTCGACTGGCTCAAGGAGAATTGGCACCGGCCGGACGAGGGCATCTGGGAGGTGCGTGGGCCGCGCCGGGAGTTTCTGTCTTCGCGGCTGATGTCATGGGTGGCTTTCGACCGCGCGGCCCGCATGGCGGTGAAATATTCTCTGGCGGGGCCGGTGGAAGCCTGGCGGGCCGAGCGCGACACCATCTATCGTTCCATTATGGAGGAGTTCTGGGACGAGGAGATCGGCGCCTTCGTGCAGTATAAGGGCTCCAAGACGGTGGATGCCTCCGTCCTCTTGATGCCTCTCGTGCGCTTCATCAATCCCCGCGACCGCTATTGGCTCAGAACGATGCGTGCCGTGGAGCACCGTCTCGTCAAGGATTGCCTCGTCCTGCGTTACGACGACGAGGCGGAGGGCGCCGAAGACGTCGACGGGCTTTCCGGGCGCGAAGGTGCCTTCACCACCTGCGCCTTCTGGTATGTGGAGGCGCTGGCACGGACAGGCGATCTGCCGCGGGCGCGGCTCATGTTCGAAAAACTGCTCTCTTACGCCAACCATGTCGGCCTCTATGCGGAGGAGCTCAGCCCGTCCGGGGCGCATCTTGGGAACTTCCCGCAAGCGCTCACGCATCTCTCTCTGATTTCGGCCGCCCACTGGCTGGAACGGGCTCTCGACGGCGATGAGGGAACCCGGTTCGCAGCCTGACGTTCGCCACCCAGGGACACAGTCTCAGTGACACGTTTCATAGGGGGAGACGTTCTAGAGAGACGCTCCAAAGGGACGCAGGACGGTGCAGGGTGCCGGTGGCTTCTCTTCAGGCGATACGCCTTCGACGCGAAAGGCCGCTCGGCCGACATCGCTTGCGTCCTTCCACCCATTCACGCTCAGGAGGGGCTCAGTGGCAGCTCAAAACGGACTAAGCCTGGAAGGACAGAACGCCGTCGTGACGGGGGCGAGCTCGGGCATCGGAGCGGCCGTCGCCGCGGGCTTGGCGAAGGCGGGGGCCGATGTCGTCATCAACTACCATTCCGACGAGGAAGGGGCGGCCAAGACACTCACCGCTGTCGAACGAGCCGGAAGCCGAGGCGTCATCATCGGCGGCGATGTCGGGTGCGAGAGCGATGTCCACAAGCTTTTCGATTGCTGCGAGGCGGAGCTCGGTCCGGTCGATATCGTCTTCTCCAATGCCGGCATCCAGCGCGACTGTGCCTTCGGGGAGATGTCGCTTGCCGATTGGGAAGCGGTCATCTCCACCAATCTCACCGGCGCCTTTCTGGTCTCCCGCGAGGCCGTCAAACGTTTCCGCAAGAAGGGACTGCGCGAAGAGGTGAGCCCGGCACTCGGCAAGATCGTCTTCAATTCCTCCGTCCATGAGCGCATTCCCTGGGCCGGGCGGGTCAATTATGCGGCCTCCAAGGGGGGCGTTTCCCTCCTCATGCAATCGCTCGCCCAGGAGGTGGGCCATGAGAAAATCCGGGTGAACTCCGTGGGGCCCGGCGCCATCGCCACCGACATCAACGCCGATGAGCGTGCCGACGATGCGGATGCGATCCGCAGCCTCATCCCCTATGGCCGGATCGGCGAACCGGAGGATATCGCTCAGGCCGTCGTCTGGCTCGTGTCGGACGCCGCCGATTATGTGCACGGCCATTGTCTGTTTGCCGATGGAGGCATGACGCTTTATCCCGGCTTCATCGGCAACGGCTGAGGCGACTCGGTCTCCGCCGTTCGGGCCGGACGGGCCAAAAGGGAAGATGCCAATGTCGCTGGAAAACAAGGTCGCCATCGTGACCGGTGGAGCGAAGGGAATTGGGCGTGCCGTCGCCAAGCGCTTCCTGTCTGAGGGGGCGCGGGTGGTCCTCGCCGATATCGACGACGATGCGGGCAGCGCTTCGGTGGAGGCGCTCGGCGATCTCGGGCCTGTGCGTTTCGTGCATTGCGACGTCGCCGAAAAGCTCTCGGTACGCAATCTCCTGGCGACGACGGTCGACGCCTATGGCGACATCGACGTCCTCGTCTCCTGTGCTGCTATCGCGCTCAAGGCGGATTTCCTGGCGTTGACGGAGGATGAATTCGACCGCGTCCTCAATGTCAATCTCAAGGGGGCGTTTCTCGTCGGCCAGGCCGTCGCCAAGCGCATGGTCAAACAGATCGAAGCGGGCGGCGATCCGGGCGTCATCATCCATATGAGCTCGGTCAATGCCGTCGTCGCGATCCCCGACCAGGTGCCGTACACGATCTCCAAGGGTGGCGTGAACCAGCTCACCAAGGTGATGGCGCTGGCGCTCGCGCCGCATGGCATCCGCGTCAACGCGATCGGGCCGGGCTCCATCATGACCGACATGCTGGGGCATGTCGCCGACGATGCCGAAGCCCGCCAGCGCATTTTGACACGCACGCCGCTGCGCCGCATCGGCGAGCCGAGCGAGGTGGCCGCGGTCGCAGCCTTCCTCGCCTCCGACGATGCGAGCTACATGACCGGGCAGACTGTCTATGTCGACGGCGGGCGCCTGCCGCTCAATTTCACGGTTTCGACCGAGGATTCGTAAGCTGCGCTGTTTCTCCCGGTCTTCGCTATGATCGGCCGATGAAGCAGACGATTCGCATCATCGGCATCGATCCCGGCCTGCGCCGCACCGGCTGGGGCGTCGTCGATATGTCCGGGACACGGCTCGCCTTCGTCGCGGCCGGCACGGTGCGCTCCGACGAAAAAGACGCGCTGTGTGACCGGCTCGCCGCGCTCTATGACGGGCTCGTCGCCGTGATTTCCGAACACAGCCCCGGCGAAGCGGCGGTGGAAAACACCTTCGTCAACCGCGATGCGGGCGCCACTTTGAAGCTCGGGCAGGCGCGCGGCATTGCCCTTCTGGCGCCGGCGAAGGCGGGGCTCGAAGTGGCGGAATACGCCCCCAACATGGTGAAGAAGTCGGTCGTGGGCGCCGGCCACGCGCAGAAGGGGCAGATCCGCACGATGGTCTCCATCCTGATGCCGAAGGCGACCTTCGACAGCGACGATGCCGCCGACGCGCTCGCCATCGCCATCTGCCACGCGCATCACCGCGGCAGCGCCGTGGCCCAGGCGGGGACAAACCCTGCGGTCGAGGCGAAGAGCCGGCGTGGCGGTCGGGGGATCGAGGTGATCAAAGGCTCGCGCACCGCGAACGAACATCTTTCGTCGGACGAACTCATGCGGTTGGTGCGCGGGCGGGGGTGAAGCCCAGGAGAATGCGCCTCGTCGCCTTGCCGACGTTTCTGTAATGTTCTATTTCTTACCTGGGTAGCATTACAAGGGTGGCTCCGATGCGCATGACCTCGAAGGGGCAGGTTACCGTGCCCAAGCACTTACGCGATCTCGCCGGCTTGCGACCGGGCAGCGAGGTTCGCTTCAGCTTTGAGGAAGGCAGAGTTACTCTGAGCAGAGCAGATGCTGAGGAGCGCCCGGGCAAAACGCGCGGCGACCGGGCTGTAGAAGCGATCGTTGGCACCAGGACGGTCAATCGTGGGCTCTCGACCGACGAGATCATGCGGCTCATGCGCGGCGATGCGTGACACGCTCGTCGATACGAATGTCCTTCTCGATATTTCGGAGGCGAACCAAGTCTGGTTCGGATGGTCTTCGATGGCGCTGCGCGATGCAGCCAACCGAGGTGAGCTTGTCGTCAATCCGGTGGTCTATTCGGAGCTTGCCAGCGGATATGCACGGCGGGAGGAGCTCGAGGCGATGCTGATGCATGCCAGCATCCGCAAGGAAGAACTCCCCTGGGATGCCGCTTTCATGGCCGGTTTGGTTTACAGGACCTATCGGGGAAAAGGCGGCGAACGGACACGGCCTCTTCCAGATTTTTATATCGGCGCGCATGCTTCGGTCCGAGGCTACCGGCTTCTTACGCGCGACCGCGGCTATTATCGCGGTTATTTCCCAACGATCGAGATCATCTCGCCGGACACCCATCCATGATTGGCAAACTCAAAGGGCGCATCGATTCCTACGGACCCGACTGGGTCATCGTCGATGTCGGCGGCGTCGGCTATGTCGTGCATTGCTCGACGCAGACGCTGCAGGCGCTGCCGTCGCCCGGAGAGGCGGCGACGCTTTCGATCGAGACTTATGTGCGCGAGGACCAGATCCGGCTTTTCGGTTTCGCCTCGGATGTGGAGCGCGAATGGTTCCGGCTGTTGAATTCGGTGCAGGGGGTGGGCACGCGGATGGCGCTGGGCGTGCTCGGCACGCTGCGGCCGGCCGATCTTTCCTCCGCGATCGCGCTGCAGGACAAGGCGATGATCGCGCGTTCGCCCGGCGTCGGGCCGAAGCTTGCCGGGCGCATCTGTTCGGAGCTCAAGGACAAGGCGCCGGCGCTCGGCAGTGGCATCGGTGGCGATCCGTCGCTGTCGCGCCTGCAATCGGATCTCGGCGATCAGGTCGCGCCGCAGCCGATCGCCGATGCGGTTTCCGCCCTCGTCAATCTCGGCTATGCCCAGGCACAGGCCTCGGCCGCGATCGCCAAAGCGATGCGTGATGCGGGCGAGGGGGCCGAAACCGCGAAATTGATCAGGCTCGGCCTGAAGGAGCTCAGCCAGTGAGCACAGACCGTCTCGTCAGCGCCGATGCGCGCGTCGAGGACAGCGATCCCGACGCCTCGTTCCGGCCGGAGCGGCTCGCCGATTTCGTCGGCCAGGAGAAGGCGCGGGGCAATCTCAAAGTCTTCATCGAGGCGGCGCGGTCGCGCTCGGAGGCGCTCGATCATGTGCTTTTCGTCGGGCCGCCAGGGCTCGGCAAGACGACGCTCGCCCAGATCGTGGCGCGCGAGCTCGGCGTCAATTTCCGTTCCACGTCGGGACCGGTCATCGCCAAAGCGGGCGATCTCGCAGCCCTTCTCACCAATCTCGACGAGCGCGACGTGCTCTTCATCGACGAGATCCACCGCCTCAATCCGGCGGTGGAAGAAATTCTCTATCCGGCAATGGAAGATTTCGAGCTCGATCTCATCATCGGTGAGGGGCCGGCGGCGCGCTCGGTGAAGATCGATCTCGCGCCCTTCACCCTGATCGGCGCGACCACGCGGCTCGGGCTTTTGACGACGCCTCTGCGCGACCGCTTCGGCATTCCCGTGCGGCTTGATTTCTATACCGAGGCGGAGCTTGAAAAGATCGTGCGCCGGGGGGCGCGCATTCTGGGGGCGCCGATTTCCGATGAAGGGGCGAGCGAAATTGCCCGGCGCGCGCGCGGCACGCCACGGGTCGCCGGCCGGCTGTTGCGGCGCGTGCGCGATTTTGCGGCCGTGGACGGAGCGGAGCGTATCGAACGGTCTCTCGCAGACAAGGCGCTTCTGGCGCTCGAGGTCGACGCCCGCGGGCTCGATCTCCTCGACAGGCGCTATCTCGTGATGATCGCCGAGAATTTCGGTGGCGGGCCGGTCGGAATCGAAACGATTTCGGCAGCCCTATCGGAGCCGCGCGACGCCATCGAAGACATCGTCGAGCCCTATCTCATCCAGCAGGGATTTATCCAAAGAACACCGCGCGGGCGCCTGTTGACGCCAAGGGCCTTCCAGCATCTGGGCCTCGCCGTGCCGACGCAGGACCGGGCCGCGCAGATGGGGCTTTTTCTGAATGACGACGACAGCTGACGCGCCCGCCGAACTTTCCGGCCGGCTGACGGCGGACGGGCATATCCTGCATCAGCGGGTTTATTTCGAAGACACGGATTTTTCGGGCCTCGTCTATCACGCCCGCTACCTGCATTTTCTGGAGAGGGGTCGCTCGGATTTCCTACGCCTTCTCGGCGTGCATCATCGTGTGCTCGCCGAGGACGGCCTTGCCTTTGCCGTGCGGCGGATGACGATCGAGTTCGAAAAGCCGGCGCGCATCGACGATATCGTGACCGTCCTCACGAGGCCCGAGAAAGTGGGCGGGGCGCGGGTGACGTTGACGCAGGAGCTGCGCTGCGGCGAAACTCTTCTGGTCAAGGCTGTCGTGGAAGCGGCGTTGCTGACCACTGAAGGTCGTCCGGCGCGCCTGCCGGGAACCGTGCGAGAGGCCTTGAGCGCCTCTTTCAGACAAAGTCCGTAAAAATTTAAGCGGCAAGTCCGCCAAGAGCGACCAGGAACACGGAGAGGCCAAGTGCAGAAACGACCAAGGCGTCGGTGAAGCGCGAGTCGGTCTCGGTCGGTTGATCTGCAGTCTGATCAAGGCGGGCGTCGAAGCGCGACATGGGATTCCTCTTGGCCTCAACGGCCTGCTGTTTGGAATATCAAACGCCTTCCGACTCCAACGGTTCCAATCGTTTATGGCGAACAAGAAAAGTTCGCTATGAGGACCCGCTCCTAACGGTTCGTTAACCGTGATGATCTCTCATCCTTTAGACTGGTTTCATCGGGGCAGGCTCTCTCAGGCCGTGCTTTTGTCACATTCGGCGGTCAAGAGCCGCCAAGATCGAACAAAGAGCGATCTCATTCCATGGATCAAGTTGCCCAGACAGCGCTCGCCGATCCGGCGGGTGGCTTTTCCCTGCTATCTCTATTCTGGCAGGCGCATATCGTCGTGAAGATCGTCATGCTTGGCCTGCTCGGAGCTTCCGTGTGGTGCTGGGCGATCATCATCGACAAGACGCTGCTCTACCGCCGGATGAAGGGCCAGCTCGACAAGTTCGAAGATACGTTCTGGTCGGGCCAGTCCCTCGAACAGCTCTATAACCAGGTGTCGGCGCGTGAAGCGCACGGCATGGCGGCCCTCTTCGTTGCCGCCATGAAGGAGTGGAAGCGCACCTATGAGGGGGGCGCGAAATCGCTCGCAGGCCTCGGCCAGCGCATCGACCGGGTGATGGATGTCACGATCGCACGCGAGGTCGACCGGCTCGAACGGCGGCTTCTGGTGCTCGCGACTGTCGGCTCGGCCGGCCCCTTCATCGGCCTTTTCGGCACGGTGTGGGGCATCATGACCTCGTTTCAGGCGATCGCGGCCTCGAAGAACACCAATCTCGCCGTCGTGGCGCCGGGCATCGCCGAAGCGCTTCTTGCGACGGCGTTCGGCCTCTTCGCGGCCATTCCGGCGGTCATGTTCTACAATAAATTCGCCAGCCAGGTGTCCCGGCTCGCGACCCGGATGGAGGGCTTTGCCGACGAGTTCGCGGCAATCCTGTCACGCCAGATCGACGAGCGGAGAGCGGCCTGATG from Rhodopseudomonas julia harbors:
- a CDS encoding MATE family efflux transporter is translated as MQPLNRFRSQREVPTDVPGGGRLSWPGHAGATVVLALPLIGTQLAQVTMNVTDTVMVGWLGARELAAAVLATQAFFLCFMFGVGFAQAALPLAANAEGRNDVRGVRRSVRMSLWVLWLYGAAMMFPLWEIEAILVAFGQEPDLAAMAADYMHVAQWSMFPALLIMGLRSYLTVVGRAYLVLAVIIVGALANALLNYVLIFGHLGAPALGLVGAAIATLVSNLLMAGLLAAYTARATGLRRYELYVRFWRPDWYGFREIVRLGWPIGATIIAEVGLFAAASVMIGWLGAVPLAAHGIALQISSITFMVPLGLASAATVRVGLAAGRGDRIGLGRAGTVALVMGAAIAVGAATTFRLLPEELIGLYLDPANVNADEVLAYAVPLLLVAGVFQIVDSLQAVAAGILRGLKDTRVPMIIAIVSYWVIGTPTAYVLGFVLNWGGVGVWWGLAAGLAAAAVLLTARYLRRERYGLVGFEPA
- a CDS encoding SDR family NAD(P)-dependent oxidoreductase; its protein translation is MSLENKVAIVTGGAKGIGRAVAKRFLSEGARVVLADIDDDAGSASVEALGDLGPVRFVHCDVAEKLSVRNLLATTVDAYGDIDVLVSCAAIALKADFLALTEDEFDRVLNVNLKGAFLVGQAVAKRMVKQIEAGGDPGVIIHMSSVNAVVAIPDQVPYTISKGGVNQLTKVMALALAPHGIRVNAIGPGSIMTDMLGHVADDAEARQRILTRTPLRRIGEPSEVAAVAAFLASDDASYMTGQTVYVDGGRLPLNFTVSTEDS
- a CDS encoding glycoside hydrolase family 15 protein, whose amino-acid sequence is MTDKTFTPIEDHAIIGDMQTAALVALDGTIDFFCYPNFDSPTVFASLLDREKGGHFKLSAACDGLRSRQLYLPDTNILITRFQGEESVAEVSDFMPLDGSGRIVRRAKAIQGEVDFTLSCAPRFDYARGTTSAEAIPYGVKFSDGERHLFLYSHVQLGISEGAAEARFRLKEGEHAFVVLCPGRADAPPIDADYVSRSFIETSDFWHDWVANGHYPSRWRDVVVRSGLVLKLLSSQKHGSIAAAATFGLPEVAGNSRNWDYRYCWVRDAAFSVYAFTRLGRYEEAHQFTTFLLGLTEGRDDGEMQIMYAMDGRHDLEEVSLDHLEGWKNSQPVRIGNAAYEQLQLDIYGELLDTIYVAAKSLGQPSVRAWREIVKMLDWLKENWHRPDEGIWEVRGPRREFLSSRLMSWVAFDRAARMAVKYSLAGPVEAWRAERDTIYRSIMEEFWDEEIGAFVQYKGSKTVDASVLLMPLVRFINPRDRYWLRTMRAVEHRLVKDCLVLRYDDEAEGAEDVDGLSGREGAFTTCAFWYVEALARTGDLPRARLMFEKLLSYANHVGLYAEELSPSGAHLGNFPQALTHLSLISAAHWLERALDGDEGTRFAA
- a CDS encoding SDR family oxidoreductase: MAAQNGLSLEGQNAVVTGASSGIGAAVAAGLAKAGADVVINYHSDEEGAAKTLTAVERAGSRGVIIGGDVGCESDVHKLFDCCEAELGPVDIVFSNAGIQRDCAFGEMSLADWEAVISTNLTGAFLVSREAVKRFRKKGLREEVSPALGKIVFNSSVHERIPWAGRVNYAASKGGVSLLMQSLAQEVGHEKIRVNSVGPGAIATDINADERADDADAIRSLIPYGRIGEPEDIAQAVVWLVSDAADYVHGHCLFADGGMTLYPGFIGNG
- the ruvA gene encoding Holliday junction branch migration protein RuvA, translating into MIGKLKGRIDSYGPDWVIVDVGGVGYVVHCSTQTLQALPSPGEAATLSIETYVREDQIRLFGFASDVEREWFRLLNSVQGVGTRMALGVLGTLRPADLSSAIALQDKAMIARSPGVGPKLAGRICSELKDKAPALGSGIGGDPSLSRLQSDLGDQVAPQPIADAVSALVNLGYAQAQASAAIAKAMRDAGEGAETAKLIRLGLKELSQ
- a CDS encoding type II toxin-antitoxin system VapC family toxin; this encodes MRDTLVDTNVLLDISEANQVWFGWSSMALRDAANRGELVVNPVVYSELASGYARREELEAMLMHASIRKEELPWDAAFMAGLVYRTYRGKGGERTRPLPDFYIGAHASVRGYRLLTRDRGYYRGYFPTIEIISPDTHP
- the ruvB gene encoding Holliday junction branch migration DNA helicase RuvB, with protein sequence MSTDRLVSADARVEDSDPDASFRPERLADFVGQEKARGNLKVFIEAARSRSEALDHVLFVGPPGLGKTTLAQIVARELGVNFRSTSGPVIAKAGDLAALLTNLDERDVLFIDEIHRLNPAVEEILYPAMEDFELDLIIGEGPAARSVKIDLAPFTLIGATTRLGLLTTPLRDRFGIPVRLDFYTEAELEKIVRRGARILGAPISDEGASEIARRARGTPRVAGRLLRRVRDFAAVDGAERIERSLADKALLALEVDARGLDLLDRRYLVMIAENFGGGPVGIETISAALSEPRDAIEDIVEPYLIQQGFIQRTPRGRLLTPRAFQHLGLAVPTQDRAAQMGLFLNDDDS
- the tolQ gene encoding protein TolQ produces the protein MDQVAQTALADPAGGFSLLSLFWQAHIVVKIVMLGLLGASVWCWAIIIDKTLLYRRMKGQLDKFEDTFWSGQSLEQLYNQVSAREAHGMAALFVAAMKEWKRTYEGGAKSLAGLGQRIDRVMDVTIAREVDRLERRLLVLATVGSAGPFIGLFGTVWGIMTSFQAIAASKNTNLAVVAPGIAEALLATAFGLFAAIPAVMFYNKFASQVSRLATRMEGFADEFAAILSRQIDERRAA
- the ybgC gene encoding tol-pal system-associated acyl-CoA thioesterase, whose protein sequence is MTTTADAPAELSGRLTADGHILHQRVYFEDTDFSGLVYHARYLHFLERGRSDFLRLLGVHHRVLAEDGLAFAVRRMTIEFEKPARIDDIVTVLTRPEKVGGARVTLTQELRCGETLLVKAVVEAALLTTEGRPARLPGTVREALSASFRQSP
- a CDS encoding AbrB/MazE/SpoVT family DNA-binding domain-containing protein, with amino-acid sequence MRMTSKGQVTVPKHLRDLAGLRPGSEVRFSFEEGRVTLSRADAEERPGKTRGDRAVEAIVGTRTVNRGLSTDEIMRLMRGDA